AAGGGGGTGTTCCTCCACCTTCCCACCGGCGCCTCTCTGGGCTCTCCCATGTGGTCGGAGAGACCAGAATCTGATCCAGCAGCGGCGCTGGGTTACCACAGAGCTGGCTAAAGAACAGATGGTCCCTCCCTGGCCATCTCTATGGTCCTGGGAGGCCGGAAGCAACTTCATGACAACACTTCCAGttctggcagatgtaaacaccgccatttttttttttataccctggAAAGCAAAGATCAATGTTTTTTGATATGGCTTCCAGTATGAAGATGTGACACGTATAGACTGAATGGCATGAAAAATAAAGATGGTTGCACCCAGTGGAGGCGAGCGTGCACGCAGGGTAGGGCAGGGGCGATCATGGCGCAAAACCCTTCAGATGGCGGTACTGGGTTTGGTGATACTATTATGTACAACGTGGAAAGCTTCTCTCACAATATACAGGTCCTATAACCTGACCGCACTACCAGTGGATAGTAGACGGCACACTGCTGATGTAGATGTGACAGCTGAGAGGAGCTGACGTGAGCGTTGGATGAGGCTGACACACCAAAGTATGTCGCCGGCTCTCTCCGGTGTGCGCGCCTTGTCTGTATAAGTGGCTCTGGCAAGGTTGAAGAAGCTGTCTTGCCTGTGTGGGGTGCACAGAGCTGCCTCTTAATTAGTATAAATGGGACCCACATGCTAAAAATACTCCTCTGGCCGGGAGCTCGGCGCCGGTGACAGCTGTATTTTTATAATGCCTCTTGCCAGCTAAACGGATCCCTCCAGGCGGAAACACAACATTAATCTTGACAATCTGTACCTCTCTATTACCTGCCTCTTGTCTCTACCTGGAACATGTCACTAGGTCATCCTTCTACccctgcagcagcagcaggccgGGCCcgatctccccccccctccggggcTGCGGCACCGTTATTTAGACTCATTACGTATTCCTTTCATGGAATTCACGTGGAAGGTTTGCATAATGGCGCTTCTAATAGTGGACAAATTAATGCAGAAGACCCCATCAGGGTAATGTATGTCCATTGACTGCCGACGAGGACATATTTCATAGACTCAGTGACCGCGCTGTTCCTGGCGCTCGGCCGCCATTGTTCTAGTAATTCGGTATTCAGAAAGAAATGAAGGACGGTTGGGTTGCCAGAGATGATACTGTACACATTTCACCGTCGTCTTTCAGTAGCCGTGCCGTCTCTATCCCTCACGATTCGCCATCTGTTGGCGTCTCCTCCCATAGCATTATTCTGTTACTCCGCTATTAATCGTCCCCCTGTCTATTAGATAACCTATTCGGCTCCCCGCTCGCCGCCTCTTCCTCTTTCCACCCAGTCAGGCAGTTTTTCAGTCAGCAGTTTCCTTTTCGCCTTCCATCGCTCTCTTTCCTTCATCTGCCATTCTCTACCCCTCCCCCCGTTCTCATCTCTCCTCTGTTTTATGGATCGTACCCATTTACTCGGCTAACATGTGCGCCGATGACATTTACTGTGCAAACTATTTTCGCTTTCGCAGTTGTGATTTAGATTCAGATGGTGGAAACTAAACGTAAACTGATCCACGGGGGTTGCCTACAGCAGAGAGAAGGGCGAAGCCACCTTGGATGCCTTGGTCATCTCTTTTGGACCCCTTCTGGTCGGCCCATCGGTCATTGGCCTCCAAGACCTGAATAGCAGTGTCTGCTTTTGCCAATCAGAAGGCCACAGTTTTGTATGTTCCATGTATGTTCAGGAGATCACGTGATAGGTGGGAATGTGCCAAGGAGGACCCCTCTTGTTTCGATTGAAACGGCAAAAGAAATGGTGAAGCCACCTTAGATGCTGTGGTCATCTCCCTTGGACTCCTTTTGGTTGGCCCATCAGCCCTCAGGGGGCTTCCATGGCAACAGTGGCATCGTCCACTTCTGCCATCAGAAGGCACTGATTAATTATGATCCATGACAACGAAGTTAGATGCCAGTCAACTGATAGGTGGGAATGTGCCAAGGAAaaccccctcttgtttcaactgAAACATCAGAAGAAATGCGGAAGCCATCTTGGATACCTTGGTCACGCCTCTTGGACCCCTTCTGGTTGGCCCATCACAGTTATTGGCCTCTGGAGGCTACCAAGGCCGAAGTGTCAGTGTCTGTATTTGCCAATCAGAAGGCCGCTGTTTTGCATGCTCCATGTCACCAAAGTAGTTGCCAGTCATGTTATAGATGGAAAACGTGCCAAGGAGGAACCCCCTCTTGTTTCAGAATCCAAAAATTTGAATGACGTGTTTATAATCTTAGATTGCTTGTTCTAGAtccggggtctcaaactggtggccctccagctgttttttttgaaactacaagtaccatgaggcactgcaaggctgacagttacaagcatgactcccatgggcagaggcatgatgggacgtgtagttttgcatcagctggagggtcgccagtttgagaccccgttTCTAGATACACAAAGTGTACTCATTGGGGATCAGTCTAGTTGGACATGGTTGATATTTATTTCCTTGTTTTACGGTCAGTCCTTCCTGAGATGCAACAACCAGATGTTCATACATTTCCAGCGCACTTTGGTTGAGATTTGGCTCTGCAGGTACAAAATACGAAACGCATTTGATCAATCTGACTCGTCTGGTGCATTGCCATCACTCCCCGATTCCCTTTACAAGTCACAGCCTGCCTGAGCCCTGGCAGAAGAATCAGCCACTGTTACCACTATGAGTGCCATCCTGACCTCTGGCAACAGTCGgctctcatctgtgcccatgtcCAGGTCTGAAATTCTGGCCTTCGGACGCTTCTGCCTGCTGGGAAGAATTATAGCTTCAGCGGGTGAGCATAGACATAAATGACATGTGCCTCCTGCTTCCCATATGCCATCACGTATGTTTTGTTGTCCTTCACAAGGGCAGAGCCAGTGCCAAATTATACTGCTGACCATTCAATGTCGTCTTACCAAAGGACAGCTTTACAGCAAATGACCTGATAGAGCAGATGAAGGACGCCGGATATCAAGCAGACGTCCCTGATCAAGCCGGAATGCGCAACGTACCAGTGATGGATCAAATATTTAGTGTCTGAAGTTCTTCTTCCAGAGCTCAGTATGGCAACCTCCAAAAAATCCTCCTCACCTGTGTCTGGAGCTCTATATCAGAACCTCACAGGTCTCCCCTACACCTGTGTCTGGAGCTCTATATCAGAACCTCACAGGTCTCCCCTACACCTGTGTCTGGAGCTCTATATCAGAACCTCACAGGTCTCCCCTACACCTGTGTCTGGAGCTCTATATCAGAACCTCACAGGTCTCCCCTACACCTGTGTCTGGAGCTCTATATCAGAACCTCACAGGTCTCCTCCTTCACCCGTGTCTGGAGCTCTATATCAGAACCTCACAGGCCTCCCCTACACCTGTGTCTGGAGCTCTATATCAGAACCTCGCAGGTCTCCTCTACACCTGTGTCTGGAGCTCTATATCAGAACCTCGCAGGTCTCCCCTACACCTGTGTCTGGAGCTCTATATCAGAACCTCACAGGTCTCCTCCTTCACCCGTGTCTGGAGCTCTATATCAGAACCTCACAGGTCTCCCCTACACCTGTGTCTGGAGCTCTATATCGGAACCTCACAGGTCTCCCCTACACCTGTGTCTGGAGCTCTATATCAGAACCTCGCAGGTCTCCCCTACACCTGTGTCTGGAGCTCTATATCAGAACCTCACAGGTCTCCTCCTTCACCCGTGTCTGGAGCTCTATATCAGAACCTCACAGGTCTCCCCTACACCTGTGTCTGGAGCTCTATATCGGAACCTCACAGGTCTCCCCTACACCTGTGTCTGGAGCTCTATATCGGAACCCCACAGGTCTCCCCTACACCTGTGTCTGGAGCTCTATATCAGAACCTCACAGGTCTCCCCTACACCTGTGTCTGGAGCTCTATATCAGAACCTCACAGGTCTCCTCCTTCACCTGTGTCTGGACCTCTATATCGGAACCTCACAGGTCTCCCCTACACCTGTGTCTGGAGCTCTATATCAGAACCTCACAGGTCTCCCCTACACCTGTGTCTGGAGCTCCATATAAGAACCTCACAGGTCTCCCCTACACCTGTGTCTGGAGCTCTATATCAGAACCTTGCAGGTCTCCTCTACACCTGTGTCTGGAGCTCTATATCAGAACCTCACAGGTCTCCCCTACACCTGTGTCTGGAGCTCTATATCAGAACCTCACAGGTCTCCTCTACACCTGTGTCTGGAACTCTATATAAGAACATCACAGGTCTCCCCTACACCTGTGTCTGGAGCTCTATATCGGAACCTCGCAGGTCGTCTCTATACCTGTGTCTGGAGCTCTATATCAGAACCTCACAGGTCTCCCCTACACCTGTGTCTGGAGCTCTATATCAGAACCTCACAGGTCTCCCCTACACCTGTGTCTGGAGCTCTATATCAGAACCTCACAGGTCTCCCCTACACCTGTGTCTGGAGCTCTATATCGGAACCTCACAGGTCTCCTCCTTCACTTGTGTCCGGAGCTCTATATCACAACCTCACAGGTCTCCTCTACACCTGTGTCTGGAGCTCTATATCAGAACCTCACAGGTCTCCTCTACACCTGTGTCTGGAGCTCTATATCAGAACCTCACAGGTCTCCCCTACACCTGTGTCTGGAGCTCTATATCAGAACCTCACAGATCTCCCCTACACCTGTGTCTGGAGCTCTATATCAGAAACTCGCAAGTCTCCCCTACACCTGTGTCTGGAGCTCTATACAAGAACCTCGGAGGTCTCCTCTACACCTGTGTCTGGAGCTCTATATCAGAACCTCACAGGTCTCCTCTACACCTGTGTCTGGAGCTCTATATCAGAACCCCACAGGTCTCCCCTACACCTGTGTCTGGAGCTCTATATCAGAACCCCACACGTCTCCCCTACACCTGTGTCTGGAGCTCTATATCGGAACCTCGCAGGTCGTCTCTATACCCGTGTCTGGAGCTCTATATCAGAACCCCACAGGTCTCCCCTACACCTGTGTCTGGAGCTCTAAATCAGAACCTCACAGGTCTCCTCTACACCTGTGTCTGGAGCTCTAAATCAGAACCTCACAGGTCTCCTCCTTCACCCGTGTCTGGAGCTCTATATCAGAACCCCACAGGTCTCCCCTACAACTGTGTCTGGAGCTCTATATCAGAACCCCACAGGTCTCCCCTACACCTGTGTCTGGAGCTCTATATCAGAACCTCACAGGTCTCCTCCTTCACCCGTGTCTGGAGCTCTATATCACAACCTCACAGGTCTCCTCCTTCACTTGTGTCCGGAGCTCTATATCACAACCTCACAGGTCTCCTCTACACCTGTGTCTGGAGCTCTATATCAGAACCTCACAGGTCTCCTCTACACCTGTGTCTGGAGCTCTATATCAGAACCTCACAGGTCTCCTCTACACCTGTGTCTGGAGCTCTATATCAGAACCTCAAAGGTCTCCTCTACACCCGTGTCTGGAGCTCTATATCAAAACCTCACAGGTCTCCCCTACACCTGTGTCTGGAGCTCTATATCGGAACCTCGCAGGTCGTCTCTATACCTGTGTCTGGAGCTCTATATCAGAACCTCACATGTCTCCTCTACACCTGTGTCTGGAGCTCTATATAAGAACCTCCACAGGTCTCCTCTTCACCCGTGTCTGGAGCTCTATATCAGAACCCCACAGGTCTCCCCTACACCTGTGTCTGGAGCTCTATATCGGAACCTCACAGGTCTCCCCTACACCTGTGTCTGGAGCTCTATATCAGAACCTCACAGGCCTCCCCTACACCTGTGTCTGGAGCTCTATATCGGAACCTCACAGGTCTCCCCTACACCTGTGTCTGGAGCTCTATATCAGAACCTCACAGGTCTCCTCCTTCACCCGTGTCTGGAGCTCTATATCAGAACCTCACAGGTCTCCCCTACACCTGTGTCTGGAGCTCTATATCAGAACCTCACAGGTCTCCTCCTTCACCCGTGTCTGGAGCTCCATATAAGAACCTCACAGGTCTCCTCTACACCCGTGTCTGGAGCTCTATATCAGAACCTCACAGGTCTCCTCTACACCTGTGTCTGGAGCTCTATATCAGAACCTCACAGGTCTCCTCTACACTCGTGTCTGGAGCTCTATATCGGAACCTCGCAGGTCGTCTCTATACCTGTGTCTGGAGCTCTATACAAGAACCTCGGAGGTCTCCCCTACACCTGTGTCTGGAGCTCTATATCAGAACCTCACAGGCCTCCCCTACACCTGTGTCTGGAGCTCTATATCGGAACCTCACAGGTCTCCCCTACACCTGTGTCTGGAGCTCTATATCAGAACCTCACAGGTCTCCTCCTTCACCCGTGTCTGGAGCTCTATATCAGAACCTCACAGGTCTCCCCTACACCTGTGTCTGGAGCTCTATATCAGAACCTCACAGGTCTCCTCCTTCACCCGTGTCTGGAGCTCCATATAAGAACCTCACAGGTCTCCTCTACACCCGTGTCTGGAGCTCTATATCAGAACCTCACAGGTCTCCTCTACACTCGTGTCTGGAGCTCTATATCGGAACCTTACAGGTCTCCTCTATACCCGTGTCTGGAGCTCTATATCAGAACCTCGGAGGTCTCCTCTACACCTGTGTCTGGAGCTCTATATCAGAACCTTACAGGTCTCCTCTATACCCGTGTCTGGAGCTCTATATCAGAACCTCGGAGGTCTCCTCTATACCCGTGTCTGGAGCTCTATATCAGAACCTTGGAGGTCTTTCTTCTCCTATTTAGTGTAATTGACATTGATATCTTTGACTGTTTTATCCCCTCGATGTCCTGGCTTAGTACGGGGGTGAGTTACACAGAGAAGCATGAACAGTACTAAGTGCTTTTGGCCGGTTCGATATTTCCTAATTAATTCTCAGCCTCAAGAGCAGAGATTAGAGAAAAAAAGCAAATTATAGTTCAGCCGTGCGTGTCGTGTATTGACTGACACGTGTCTGAGCGTAGCCAATCATCTGCTTCTCGTGTTCCCGGCTCAGAGCGGGGATGACTGAGGCAGCGAGACTCGTAGATACGTTTTCCAACTTGTGGTGTTCTGGTAATTTTGGAATCGGATTACAGGAGCCTCTGAATCCTGTCCTAGGATCGTATACCGAGACACGCTGTGCGTTCACCATGGGGGTTGTACATACATTGATGCCAAGAGTAGTTATTACATGATGGGGAACTGAAGATGTTGCCCCGTCATGGTATTTGCCATCACTGAACTCAAGCTTGTCTCCTTGTTCCTTCATCACTCCTTCACGGCATCGTCTACTCCCCTCACTCCTTCCCTTTGTGCCGTCACCTTCCTTTGTGTTCTGCTTCTAATGTACTTTCTGCCATCTTCCTCTGTCCATCTCTGCACTTCTTCCGGCCTTCTCCTCTGTCTCTGCACTTCTTCCGGCCTTCTCCTCTGTCTCTGCACTTCTTCCGGCCTTCTCCTCTGTCTCTGCACTTCTTCTGGCCTTCTCCTCTGTCTCTGCACTTCTTCCGGCCTTCTCCTCTGTCTCTGCACTTCTTCCGGCCTTCTCCTCTGTCTCTGCACTTCTTCCGGCCTTCTCCTCTGTCTCTGCATTTCTTCCGGCCTTCTCCTCTGTCTCTGCACTTCTTCCGGCCTTCTCCTCTGTCTCTGCACTTCTTCTGGCCTTCTCCTCTGTCTCTGCACTTCTTCCGGCCTTCTCCTCTGTCTCTGCACTTCTTCCGGCCTTCTCCTCTGTCTCTGCACTTCTTCCGGCCTTCTCCTCTGTCTCTGCACTTCTTCCGGCCTTCTCCTCTGTCTCTGCACTTCTTCCGGCCTTCTCCTCTGTCTCTGCATTTCCGGCCTTCTCCTCGGTCCATCTCTGCACTTCTTCCGGCCTTCTCCTCGGTCCATCTCTGCACTTCTTCCGGCCTTCTCCTCTGTCCCTCTCTGCACTTCTTTGGCCTTCTCCTCTGTCCCTCTCTGCACTTCTTCGGCCTTCTCCTCGGTCCCTCTCTGCACTTCTTCTGGCCTTCTCCTCGGTCCCTCTCTGCACTTCTTCCGGctttctcctcttccctctgctcttcttccggccttctcttcccttcccccagATCTAGTGTCTTTAGATGCTTTGTGTATTTCATATCCTCAACCCTAGCTCCTCTAGGACCCCCTTCTAGCCTCTCCGTCCCCTTGACCACCTCATCTCCCATTTTCTTCTATCTCTCATATGTCAATTACAATGCCCGCAGGCCagatccggccctccaggctttgtcatgtggccctcgcactcaGTTTTGCAGCCAGAACGTTGTAGAGCTCCATTTCGCCACCTGTGGCTCTCACCCTCTGCTCCCACTCTCGCTTATAAAAACAGAAGATTTCTGTGATTACAAAGGACAGCTTTGCTCTCAGCAAGTCTAGGATCTAACTGATCCCTGCACATTCACAGCGGGGACAGATCTCCAGAATCGGAGAGAGAACGACCTCCCTGCAAGGTGAGGCAGAGCCGCcgacaaccctgcactctgtgtacgTAGCgcgctcctgaaccctgcactctgtgtacgtagcgcactcctgaaccctgcactctgtgtacgCAGCatgctcctgaaccctgcattctgtgtatgcagcgcactcctgaaccctgcattctatgtacgtagcacactcctgaaccctgcactctgtacgtagcacaccccagaTAGAACTGGCTTTTTGAGGGTAACAATACTGTTGATGCAGCctgcaatgaaattgagtttgccacccctgctctacCTCTTCCGTGGGTACTCCCCTGTTCTGGGGTGAATTTAGAATTCGGGAACTGGTCTACTTTAGAAGCCGGCAGATGCTTTCAACAAACTGGAGAACCTGAGCTATGATTGGCCTCCATGAAATTggggaaatgtttttttgggaAGGGGGACTACTTTACATTTAGGGTTGTCTTTTCCCTGCACTTGTCATCCTCTGGTTGGTTGGGCTTCCTTCACAGAATGTTCTGACcacttgtcttttttttctttcagcttgCGGCGTGATGGCTACACCGTCCAAGTGAACGTCAATGATTACCTGGACATCTACTGTCCGCACTACAATGAGACCATCGCCGACCATAGGATGGAGCAATACATTCTTTATATGGTGAACTATGAGGGCTACCGGACCTGCGACATCGGCCAGGGCTTCAAGCGTTGGGAATGTAATCGCCCGCACTCGCCCAACAGCCCCATCAAATTTTCCGAGAAGTTCCAGCGGTACAGCGCCTTCTCCCTGGGCTACGAGTTCCACGCAGGCCACGAATATTACTACATCTGTGAGTACAATCTTGGATCGGTGGGAATTGTATTTCATGTGTCTGTAAGGATGACGGCATCAAAATATTTTCTGTGAAATCGCTCCTCACTCCGTTCTCACATAAAACCCCCCCAAAGCGGCACTGGACGCCGGTTCTGCGACTTATCTACCGCTGCCATGCCAGCTATTGTTCTGTTATCAGCCATTAGTGGCGGCTGGCATTGTTCCTTCATGACGTCCAGCGCGGCACAAGAGGTTCACACCACATCGCTAATCCACAGAAcgatggggaggaggggggaggaggtcaTAGGGGGTTCTCCGAGACATTTAGATGTTCTGGTTTAGGACCGCAAGGGGTCATTCCCCGACCTTTTATTTATTGATCTCCTGTCCTGATAGTCCACTGAAACCTTTTTATAGTTGCCGATTTCTGCCCAGAAAGATGAACACGGCTCATCTGATCCTGGTCCGTCACCGAGATCCGTCCCTGGTCCGCCACCGAGATCCGTCCCTGGTCCGTCACCGAGATCCATCCCTGGTCCGTCACCGAGATCCGTCCCTGGTCCGCCACCGAGATCCGTCCCTGGTCCGTCACCGAGATCCGTCCCTGGTCCGCCACCGAGATCCGTCCCTGGTCCGTCACCAAGATCCGTCCCTGGTCCGTCACCGAGATCCCACCTCGTTACATTATGATGGGCTAATAAAGGCCTGGTCCGTCACCGAGATCCGTCCCTGGTCCGTCACCGAGATCCCACCTCGTTACATTATGATGGGCTAATAAAGGCCTGGTCCGTCCCTGGTCGGTCACCTAGATCCGTCCCTGGTCGGTCACCTAGATCCGTCCCTGGTCGGTCACCGAGATCCGTCCCTGGTCGGTCACCGAGATCCGTCCCTGGTCGGTCACCGAGATCCGTCCCTGGTCGGTCACCGAGATCCGTCCCTGGTCGGTCACCGAGATCCGTCCCTGGTCGGTCACCGAGATCCGTCCCTGGTCGGTCACCGAGATCCGTCCCTGGTCGGTCCCTGGTCCGTCACCGAGATCCGTCCCTGGTCCGTCACCGGTCTATCGCTGATTCATCTACGTCCTTTGCTGGTCCATTATCAATCCATTCCTGGGCCATCAATGGTCCATAATCGATCGATCCCGGACCATCATCTGCCCTTTCACCTGTCCATCACCAGCCCTTCATTGGTTCATCACCTGTCCTTCCGTCCCCGGCCCGTCACCTGTCCTTCCATCCCCGGCCCGTCACCTGTCCTTCCGTCCCCGGCCCGTCACCTTTCACCCCCCCGTCACCTGTCCTTCCGTCCCCGGCCCGTCACCTGTCCTTCCGTCCCCGGCCCGTCACCTTTCACCCCCCCGTCACCTGCCCTTTGCCTATCCATCTCTGGTCTATCACCTGTCCTTCCCTGGTCTATAATCGATTCATTCCTGGTCCATCACCAGCCCTTCACTGGTCTATCCGCGGTCCATCATCAATCCATCCTTGGTCCATCACCAACCTTTCATTGGTCTATCATCTGTCctccagcctctcagcaagctccCAGTGTTAGGTGACACTTTCAATGGATGGAGGTTTTTGTCTGATGCAGATTTGGTGTAAATCTCCTGAAGATTTCCAACCGCTGATTTCCAATCTTTGTCTGTTTCAGCCCAACCGACCCACAACCATCGGCGTTCGTGTCTGAAGATGAAGGTGTTTGTGTGCTGCGCCACCAGTAAGTACGCCTTGAGATTATCGGGGGTTTAATGTACGGGGTGTATGGCCCTATTTGGGAGGAAGGGGGCGGGTCTATATTCTGcacagggattggggggggggggggtctgtgttgttCTGGTCAGTGGTAACGGTGTCCTTTCCCTCCCGCAGCGTCTCATTCGGGCGAGAAGCAGTCCCCCACACTGCCGCAGTTCACGATAGGACCTGAAGTGAAGATTGAGGATCTAGGTAAGCCGTGGACTCAAAGTGTGGTGTCTGTCGCCCTCTACAGGCCGGCCTGAAAATGACGGCTCACACTTTCCACTTTTCATCTCTGACCGATCGAAGGGTTAAATGTACGGCTTGTCTGAAAATTTCCTGTTCAGTCATTTAGATGTGaagtaaagcccccccccccccccccccctcccgtgctGATCTACATATACAGAAAAGGTTAGCCTCTGCTGCCCCCTACAGGCAACGTTGGGTATTATGTGCTGCAGATCTTCATATAAAGAAGTATAAGCCTCTGCTGCCCCCTATTGGTAGTGATGTTCTGTGCTGCAATCTATATTAACCCAGGAAAATTGGTTACGAGAGACATCAAATTTACATAGGGTGCGGGGGGTCCTGAGAGGCGGACGCGCGGCCTGTGGCGGGGGTCCTGAGAGGCGGACGCGCGGCCTGTGGCGGGGGTCCTGAGAGGCGGACGCGCGGCCTGTGGCGGGGGTCCTGAGAGGCGGACGCGCGGCCTGTGGCGGGGGTCCTGAGAGGCGGacgcatcggggggggggggggggtcctttcaGTCTGCAGACACGCGTCGCCTGTGGCAGAGATGTTCTTTCAGTCTGCGGACGCGTCGCCTGTGGTGGGGGGTTCTTTCAGTCGGCGGACGCGTCGCCTGTGGCGGGGGTTCTTTCAGTCGGCGGACGCGTCGCCTGTGGCGGAGGGCTCTTTCAGTCGGCGGACGCGTCGCCTGTGGCGGGGGGGTTCTTTCAGTCGGCGGACGGCGACGCCTGTGACGGGGGTGTTCTTTTAGTCGGCGGACGCGTCGCCTGTGGCAGGGGGTGCTTCAGTCGGCGGACGCGTTGCATGTGTCGGGGGTGTTCTTTTAGTCGGCGCGCCGCCTGTGACGGGGATGTTCTTTTAGTCGGCGCGCCGCCTGTGACGGGGATGTTGTTTTAGTCGGTGGACGCGTCCCCTGTGGCAGGGGTTCTTTTAGTCGGCGGACGCGTCACCTGTGGCGGCATCGCCTATGGTGGAGGGGGTCTGACTGCGGGGTACGGAAATCTTCCCTCCAGCTCACCATATTGGATGGTGGACAAAGGTGGAGGAACTCCGCCCCCTTTAGAAGGTGTGATGGGCATTGCCAGTCGGTGACTCCGCCCACAATGGTGATTATACTGTTCTGTACATTAGCGGAGACGTCCAGAAGCGTTCCACCCTTGTTATATCGGTCgcgggaccggggggggggggggggatttgcacaCATTAGCTGCCAGTCTCTTGATTTTTCGGGTCGCTCGCTCTGTCGGTCACAGTCCTCTGAAGAGCAGCCAAAGCGGATGTGTGAGGGGATTAGTCAGCGCCGCGTGAATGGGCTCAGCGCTGGTTACCAGGAGACTCGCTCTCCGGCTCCATGAGAAGAATGAAGAGATTCTTGGCTGAGGAGGATCTGCCGTTGGTCAGGAAGGGGCGTATTTCGGAGATGTTCCGGATCCTGCcgctggttaggaaggggcgtattTCGGAGATGTTCCTGATCTGCAGTtaggaaggggcgtattttggagatgttcctGATCTGCAGTtaggaaggggcgtattttggagatgttccgGATCTGCcgctggttaggaaggggcgtattttggagatgttccgGATCTGCcgctggttaggaaggggcgtattTCGGAGATGTTCCTGATCTGCAGTtaggaaggggcgtattttggagatgttccgGATCTGCcgctggttaggaaggggcgtattTCGGAGATGTTCCTGATCTGCAGTTAGGAAGGGGCGTATTTCAGAGATGTTCCGGATCTGCCTTTAGTTAGGAAGGGGCGTATTTCGGAGATGTTCCGGATCTGCctttggttaggaaggggcgtattTCGGAGATGTTCCTGATTTgcctctggttaggaaggggcgtattTCAGAGATGTTCCTGATCTgcctctggttaggaaggggcgtattT
This window of the Rana temporaria chromosome 13, aRanTem1.1, whole genome shotgun sequence genome carries:
- the LOC120920953 gene encoding ephrin-A3-like; translated protein: MALISLLIPLLSSLLPGTSANRHAVHWNSSNYHLRRDGYTVQVNVNDYLDIYCPHYNETIADHRMEQYILYMVNYEGYRTCDIGQGFKRWECNRPHSPNSPIKFSEKFQRYSAFSLGYEFHAGHEYYYISQPTHNHRRSCLKMKVFVCCATTSHSGEKQSPTLPQFTIGPEVKIEDLGNFNPEIPKLEKSISGTSPKREHLHLTVAVCLVFLITFLAS